Proteins encoded within one genomic window of Acinetobacter sp. SAAs474:
- a CDS encoding selenium binding protein gives MYESYTRQALPSKEYRELIGTAICVFNSNNSFVIENILRVDQTGQYEWHKLIDKVSGRLNGDIEQTITANSDETIAKLFSAIVDRRNRIVHSFQITAPAGTTDNLDNQMLATKHKDGTQEILTEKYLMEFIKMNEELSTKLHQFRGF, from the coding sequence ATGTATGAGAGTTACACACGTCAAGCTTTGCCATCAAAAGAATATAGAGAACTTATAGGGACGGCTATTTGCGTATTTAATTCAAATAATAGCTTTGTGATCGAAAACATCTTAAGAGTAGATCAGACTGGTCAATATGAATGGCACAAACTTATAGACAAAGTATCAGGTCGGCTTAATGGTGATATTGAACAAACGATCACTGCCAATTCTGATGAAACTATTGCAAAACTTTTTAGTGCTATTGTTGATAGAAGAAATCGAATAGTACATAGCTTTCAAATTACAGCTCCAGCAGGTACTACTGATAATCTAGATAATCAAATGTTAGCAACTAAGCATAAAGATGGAACACAAGAGATACTTACTGAAAAATATTTAATGGAATTCATAAAGATGAATGAAGAACTTTCAACTAAATTGCATCAATTTAGAGGCTTCTAG
- a CDS encoding serine/threonine protein phosphatase, which produces MEHSELLYNIENANKFGKDTVGSLNSSHTLNLYYVLDGHSKHPKSSILVSKFQEYISLFSDEFQELEPIDSEIVEFLRKILTDFHLEYKRTLIPGAMSIIIAVFTSSKVITAHLGDCRLGKISGDDISWLTMPHNLAMLYLDKSLDIELQLKTCEYNHIVTRSLNTKTLKEIEFNIFDLEPCQYLLVSDGIWKLKNENIVRLIDLREQYFSLISNIEDDMALTIIDCTIE; this is translated from the coding sequence ATGGAACATTCTGAACTACTTTATAATATAGAAAATGCTAATAAATTTGGAAAAGATACGGTTGGTTCTTTAAATAGTAGTCATACTTTGAATCTTTATTATGTTCTTGATGGTCATAGTAAACATCCAAAAAGTTCCATTTTAGTAAGTAAATTTCAAGAATATATTTCTTTATTTTCTGATGAGTTCCAAGAATTAGAGCCGATTGATTCTGAAATAGTAGAGTTCTTACGCAAAATTTTGACAGATTTTCATCTTGAATATAAGAGAACACTTATTCCAGGAGCAATGAGTATTATCATTGCTGTATTTACATCAAGTAAGGTTATAACTGCACATCTAGGTGATTGTCGTTTGGGTAAGATATCAGGAGATGATATTAGTTGGCTTACCATGCCTCATAATTTAGCAATGTTATATCTTGATAAAAGTTTAGATATTGAACTCCAATTAAAAACTTGTGAATACAATCATATAGTGACTAGATCCTTAAATACTAAGACTCTAAAAGAAATAGAATTTAATATTTTTGATTTAGAACCCTGCCAGTATTTATTAGTATCAGATGGTATCTGGAAACTTAAAAATGAAAATATTGTTAGACTTATTGATTTAAGAGAACAGTATTTTTCTCTTATTTCCAATATTGAGGATGATATGGCACTAACTATTATTGATTGTACTATTGAATAA
- a CDS encoding metal/formaldehyde-sensitive transcriptional repressor, translating into MSHLQTDKKVLNRIRRLQGQINAVETAVNNPDVSCIAVLQQVAAIKGAINGLMNELIEQHLKTHVLQGEYNQQELDNFLEILKKYN; encoded by the coding sequence ATGAGCCATTTACAGACAGATAAAAAAGTTTTGAATAGAATTCGAAGATTACAAGGTCAAATTAATGCTGTAGAAACTGCAGTTAATAATCCAGATGTTTCATGTATAGCTGTCTTACAGCAAGTTGCTGCGATTAAAGGCGCAATTAATGGTCTTATGAATGAGCTCATAGAACAACATCTTAAAACCCATGTGTTACAAGGCGAATATAATCAACAAGAATTAGATAATTTTTTAGAAATACTCAAAAAATATAACTAA